A segment of the Leptospira hartskeerlii genome:
AGAGTTCTATTTTCTCCTAAACCGGTAGTCTGTGCGATGAACGGCCACTCTATGGGAGTGGGAGCAGTTATCGCAATATTCTCCGATTATAGAATTCTAGTAGAGAAAAAAGGAAGATTAGGTTTTCCTGAATCGCTCATCGGTATCAATTTTCCATCCACTGCGGGAACAGTTCTGAAAGACCTAGTCGGAATGAAAACTGCTAGAGATTTATTGTATAGCGGAAGAGGATTAAAAGCGGATGAGGCGGTCCAAGTCGGACTGGTCGAAGAGTCTGCTACTCCGGAAGAAGTTATTCCTAAAGCTAGAAAATGGTGTTCCCAATTCCAAGATATGGCAATGGAATCAGTGGTAGGAGTGAAGATCGCTCTAAGAGATTCTCAACGTTTGCTTGCAGATACTTTAGAAAAGAGAGATGTGGATCTTCTTGCACAAGCGATCGCTAGTTCTAACGGACAAGAAGGAATGAAGTCTATTTTAGAAAGAAGACGCCCGGTCTTTACCTGATGTGTAAAGGCCTGGAATTTTCTCCCAGGCCTGCTGCATTTTTAAGAATGGAATAATTTTCCAGGATTCAAAATTTCTTTCTGATCCAATACTTTCTTAAGTCCGTTTAAAGCTTCTACTCCAGGTTTGCC
Coding sequences within it:
- a CDS encoding enoyl-CoA hydratase/isomerase family protein; amino-acid sequence: MLDVEKNGHILELYIKTNETNSLGREFFRKFREVLEQAENDRSVKSILLSGRNDKFFSNGFDPEIFVGKNLEEIKEVLREALGACGRVLFSPKPVVCAMNGHSMGVGAVIAIFSDYRILVEKKGRLGFPESLIGINFPSTAGTVLKDLVGMKTARDLLYSGRGLKADEAVQVGLVEESATPEEVIPKARKWCSQFQDMAMESVVGVKIALRDSQRLLADTLEKRDVDLLAQAIASSNGQEGMKSILERRRPVFT